A DNA window from Choristoneura fumiferana chromosome 24, NRCan_CFum_1, whole genome shotgun sequence contains the following coding sequences:
- the LOC141441966 gene encoding uncharacterized protein yields the protein MAGNIKRKKTKKSRNRRRKREETEAGKRNGARPQRTPASADGDQAERPRQQRPHQAAAGRAPRPRPRPRRRPRPRPAPAPACIRALAQKNFEELDRLSRMAGRSLQLYGGQRDLTPGFDSENITKPTVKADQPYQNYPKINIPNISKIISLKTAEAPAAAASSPATSMDEPRSAAAGAEPARREAACQADRPSWPGVEALVKAYKDFEAERARSISMLHARNTALRVSCAHAARVAARAQHRARALADQRRRHAAQERDARQQLRRLTAAIRALRDC from the exons ATGGCAGGAAATATTAAGAGAAAGAAAACGAAGAAATCGCGCAACCGAAGACGGAAACGAGAAGAAACCGAAGCAGGAAAGCGTAACGGAGCTCGACCACAGCGGACACCTGCGTCTGCTGACGGAGATCAAGCGGAGCGTCCGCGACAACAACGACCTCATCAAGCAGCGGCTGGACGCGCGccgcgcccccgcccccgcccccgccgccgcccccgcccccgccccgcccccgccccggcCTGCATCCGCGCGCTCGCCCAGAAGAACTTCGAGGAGCTCGACCGCCTGTCCAGGATGGCCGGCCGCAGCCTCCAGCTGTACGGCGGCCAGCGCGACCTCACCCCCGGCTTCGACAGCGAAAACATCACAAAACCTACCGTCAAAGCGGACCAGCCGTACCAGAACTACCCTAAGATAAATATCCCGAATATATCCAAGATAATATCGCTGAAGACCGCGGAGGctccggcggcggcggcgtccaGCCCGGCCACGTCCATGGACGAGCCGCGcagcgccgccgccggcgcggAGCCCGCCCGCCGGGAGGCCGCCTGCCAGGCGGACCGGCCCTCCTGGCCGGGGGTCGAGGCGCTCGTCAAGGCGTACAAGGACTTTGAAGCAG AGCGCGCGCGCTCGATCTCTATGCTGCACGCGCGCAACACGGCGCTGCGCGTGTCGTGCGCGCACGCAGCCCGCGTCGCCGCGCGCGCCCAGCACCGCGCACGCGCGCTCGCCGACCAGCGCCGCCGTCACGCCGCGCAAGAGAGGGACGCGCGACAACAGCTGCGACGGCTCACCGCCGCCATCCGCGCCCTCAGAGACTGCTGA
- the LOC141441630 gene encoding NF-X1-type zinc finger protein NFXL1-like: MARRYRDAAAKLQQNVQKHLQGMKELSSSEDEEPYESSVLSGVLQSYVRGGGDAGALSRTRHMLEEAAGGRAVTCLVCIGSIKRAHAIWTCDHCHCYFHLSCIQKWSNDSISLRSEESQGPIAVFKPKKIEWCCPKCRNSYTKEEIPRKYRCFCGKADDPPFHPWLIPHTCGEVCGKRLSMGDDCKHKCLLLCHPGPCPPCPQTVNGVCFCEKERKRVRCSAAKWSCAQQCKKLLSCKSHKCENICHPDACPACSYTSVQSCLCGAEKAKRPCNDPVWRCQKLCNKPFSCGYHKCEQVCHSGDCGACPNSGMRSCPCGANQRFVQCPDVMETCMGTCGKTQELCEHTCPEKCHKGVCPPCLVLIEKQCQCGTHARSLPCSKEYKCESKCKGIRPCGKHGCARKCCNGNCPPCEKVCDKPLQCGRHKCTTVCHHGPCYPCPRESKVTCRCKETYVTVPCGRERHTKPPKCNLPCKIKYKCGHVDENRHSCHFGDCPPCKAICHKVYEKCDHDCKAVCHAYVTVVFKQVEKPATPWEVQPPKTKVMTLDCPPCEIPVPIVCFGEHETAQQPCHAAARRPCGRECGRELPCTKHRCKLLCHLYAADPNYPNIPTLCEPCNRECLVPRPDRCSHKCAKGACHPGPCPSCEVIERIPCHCGVTELYLRCRELSTATEEMLSCKQQCPKNLNCGHRCRNLCHPGACGQDQVCTKKTKVHCQCGNLKRDAPCNVARQGGGRPACDATCDHKRLAMELEREKEEKRRKEIEEEKNRKELAEYEWKLSGKKKKYKEKKVVTNMDDRNFLQKYWIPMMSVMVFVAAGLLVVAGLLWGCSNPFVRRGARGLRAVRAASRLRQARAELTFLLANWRYVVPWVVNQLGSLAYLCAVQRAPLSLAVPAANGLAFAATAATGAAAGLDAPLDTGSILGIALIVAGTALCCWDKVDE; the protein is encoded by the exons ATGGCCCGGCGCTACCGCGATGCGGCTGCAAAACTGCAGCAAAATGTGCAGAAACATTTGCAAGGGATGAAGGAGCTGTCTTCGTCGGAAGATGAGGAGCCATACGAGTCCAGCGTGCTGTCCGGCGTTCTGCAGAGCTACGTGCGCGGCGGTGGCGATGCGGGCGCTCTGAGCCGCACGCGCCACATGCTGGAGGAGGCGGCAGGCGGGCGCGCCGTCACCTGCCTCGTATGCATCGGGTCCATCAAGCGCGCGCACGCCATCTGGACGTGCGACCACTGCCACTGCTACTTCCACCTCTCCTGCATCCAGAAATGGTCCAACGACAGCATCAGCCTTCGGAGCGAGGAGAGCCAAGGCCCCATCGCCGTGTTCAAGCCCAAAAAGATCGAGTGGTGCTGCCCGAAATGTCGTAATTCGTATACCAAAGAAGAGATACCGCGGAAGTACCGCTGTTTCTGTGGTAAGGCTGATGACCCTCCCTTTCATCCTTGGTTGATTCCGCACACCTGTGGAGAAGTATGTGGAAAGAGATTGTCGATGGGTGACGATTGTAAACATAAGTGCTTACTACTGTGTCACCCTGGTCCGTGTCCTCCCTGCCCACAAACTGTCAATGGTGTGTGTTTCTGTGAGAAGGAACGGAAGAGAGTTCGCTGCAGTGCAGCCAAGTGGTCTTGTgcacaacagtgcaagaaattaCTCTCCTGCAAATCTCACAAATGTGAAAACATCTGTCATCCAGACGCATGTCCCGCCTGCAGCTACACAAGTGTACAGTCTTGTTTGTGTGGTGCTGAGAAGGCAAAACGACCATGTAATGATCCTGTGTGGCGATGCCAGAAGCTCTGCAACAAGCCATTTTCCTGTGGCTATCACAAATGTGAACAAGTCTGCCATTCTGGTGACTGTGGCGCCTGTCCTAATTCCGGCATGAGGTCCTGCCCTTGTGGAGCTAACCAAAGATTTGTACAGTGTCCTGATGTCATGGAGACCTGCATGGGCACCTGTGGTAAAACTCAGGAGCTCTGTGAACACACTTGCCCAGAAAAATGCCATAAGGGTGTTTGTCCACCTTGTCTAGTGCTGATTGAGAAGCAGTGCCAGTGTGGCACTCATGCGAGATCTCTACCTTGCAGTAAAGAATATAAATGTGAATCAAAGTGCAAGGGGATCAGGCCATGTGGGAAGCATGGCTGTGCCCGCAAGTGCTGCAATGGCAACTGTCCCCCTTGTGAAAAAGTATGTGACAAACCTCTCCAATGCGGACGCCACAAATGTACAACAGTCTGCCATCATGGCCCGTGCTATCCGTGCCCAAGAGAATCTAAAGTGACTTGCCGCTGCAAGGAGACATATGTCACAGTACCATGCGGCAGAGAGAGGCACACAAAACCACCCAAGTGCAACCTTCCTTGtaagattaaatataaatgtgGACATGTAGATGAAAATAGGCATTCCTGCCATTTTGGAGACTGCCCTCCATGCAAAGCCATATGCCATAAAGTTTATGAAAAATGTGACCATGATTGCAAAGCAGTGTGTCACGCCTATGTGACAGTTGTATTCAAACAGGTGGAGAAACCTGCAACACCCTGGGAAGTGCAGCCACCGAAGACAAAAGTGATGACCCTTGATTGCCCGCCGTGCGAGATACCTGTCCCTATTGTTTGCTTTGGAGAGCATGAGACGGCGCAGCAGCCGTGCCACGCGGCGGCGCGCCGGCCCTGCGGCCGCGAGTGCGGCCGGGAACTGCCCTGCACCAAACACAGATGCAAGCTTCTTTGCCACTTATATGCAGCAGATCCCAATTACCCCAACATTCCTACTTTGTGCGAGCCTTGCAACAGAGAGTGTTTGGTGCCGAGACCAGACAGATGCTCCCATAAGTGTGCTAAAGGTGCATGCCACCCGGGCCCCTGCCCCTCCTGTGAAGTAATCGAAAGAATACCATGCCATTGTGGTGTTACAGAGCTGTATTTACGCTGCCGCGAGCTTTCTACGGCCACTGAAGAAATGCTATCATGTAAACAGCAGTGTCCAAAGAATTTGAATTGTGGCCATAGATGCCGGAACCTTTGTCATCCAGGTGCATGTGGGCAGGATCAAGTCTGCACGAAGAAGACTAAAGTACACTGCCAATGCGGCAACTTGAAGAGGGACGCGCCCTGCAACGTGGCGCGGCAGGGCGGGGGCCGGCCCGCCTGCGACGCGACGTGCGACCATAAACGCCTAGCCATGGAACTGGAGAGAGAAAAGGAAGAAAAGAGAAGGAAGGAGATTGAGGAAGAGAAAAATCGAAAGGAATTGGCTGAATATGAGTGGAAGTTGAgtggaaagaaaaagaaatacaaagaGAAGAAGGTTGTGACCAACATGGATGACAGGAATTTTCTACAAAAGTATTGGATTCCTATGATGTCAGTTATGGTT TTTGTGGCGGCAGGGCTGCTGGTGGTGGCGGGGCTGCTGTGGGGCTGCAGCAACCCGTTCGTGCGGCGCGGCGCCCGCGGGCTGCGGGCCGTCCGCGCGGCCTCGCGCCTCCGGCAGGCCCGCGCTGAGCTCACGTTCCTGCTCGCCAACTGGAGG TACGTGGTGCCGTGGGTGGTGAACCAGCTGGGCTCGCTGGCGTACCTGTGCGCGGTGCAGCGCGCGCCGCTGTCGCTGGCCGTGCCCGCCGCCAACGGGCTCGCCttcgccgccaccgccgccaccggcgccgccgccggcctCGACGCGCCGCTCGACACAG GTTCTATTCTGGGCATCGCGCTGATCGTTGCGGGCACGGCGCTGTGCTGCTGGGACAAAGTGGACGAGTAG
- the LOC141441625 gene encoding three-prime repair exonuclease 1-like, translating to MPQIATYVFFDLETTGLPHQERNRTKVIELSFVATSTRDIQKTSFGDIPPVSKLTFVFNPQRSIHPKVSELTGLSNDLLRHAPTFQQKINSLVTFLEEQQKPVCLVAHNGNIFDYKLLLAEFEDAGMSLPYDLLCVDSLIGFRNILKGTSIDYNTLKTSTVQSINDIMTDDEDEWSDLNVSLEEWQEIDEICLSLSDISCEDLSDTSVSSDKKKPKSKPSNDNLRKKKTEAIKRVMDKKPTVAKECYKLSVLYKRLLNREETNAHRAEADCFMLLYCVVALKNDFLPWAENSCKTLTEIKPLQRY from the coding sequence ATGCCGCAAATAGCGACTTACGTGTTCTTTGACCTCGAGACCACGGGGCTGCCGCACCAGGAGCGCAACAGGACGAAGGTGATCGAGCTGAGCTTTGTCGCGACGTCGACGAGAGACATCCAGAAAACATCGTTCGGGGACATCCCGCCCGTCAGCAAACTCACGTTCGTCTTCAACCCGCAGCGGTCTATCCACCCCAAGGTATCTGAGTTGACCGGCTTGTCGAACGATTTGCTGCGACACGCGCCGACTTTTCAACAGAAAATCAACAGTTTAGTTACTTTTCTGGAGGAGCAACAGAAGCCAGTTTGCCTCGTCGCTCACAACGGCAACATTTTCGACTATAAATTGCTGCTCGCTGAATTCGAAGACGCCGGCATGAGTCTTCCCTACGACTTGCTCTGTGTAGACTCTTTAATTGGCTTCAGGAACATTTTAAAAGGGACTTCTATAGACTATAACACATTAAAAACATCCACAGTGCAGAGTATCAATGATATTATGACAGATGACGAAGATGAGTGGTCAGACTTGAATGTGAGTTTGGAAGAATGGCAAGAAATAGATGAGATATGTCTGTCGCTGTCTGATATATCCTGTGAAGATTTAAGTGATACTTCAGTGTCTTCTGACAAGAAAAAACCAAAATCTAAGCCTAGCAATGACAATTTAAGAAAGAAGAAAACTGAGGCTATTAAAAGGGTGATGGATAAGAAACCCACTGTTGCTAAAGAATGCTATAAGCTGTCTGTTCTCTATAAAAGGCTTTTGAACAGAGAGGAAACAAATGCGCACAGGGCGGAGGCCGACTGCTTCATGCTGCTTTACTGCGTGGTGGCCTTGAAGAACGACTTCCTGCCGTGGGCGGAGAACTCTTGCAAAACGCTGACTGAAATAAAACCACTGCAGAGGTACTAG
- the LOC141441626 gene encoding three prime repair exonuclease 2-like: MAPIATYVFFDLETTGLPIEEFNRTKITELSMVAVKREHLLSTAAGGAPRVQHKLTRCFEPGRRVCDASAATTGLDNFLLEYETKFDVTSFEIINGFLNTLTKPVCLVSHNGRNFDFPILRRQLEMLNRSLSEEIMCADTLYGFYDILEAKKTNVKAMESKNIDSVDEADLSAENTLPMKAVNETTPKQVKPNLKRPHADNVKRRLPWSKSRESYTLAQVYERVLQRPASGAHRAETDCLLSLEIAVVLSKEFVAWVDHNHCPLADIPPMTVGVKIDN, from the coding sequence ATGGCTCCGATAGCCACGTACGTGTTCTTTGACCTCGAGACTACCGGTCTTCCGATTGAGGAGTTTAATAGAACGAAAATAACGGAACTGAGTATGGTAGCGGTGAAGCGGGAGCACTTGTTGTCGACGGCGGCTGGCGGCGCGCCGCGCGTGCAGCACAAGCTCACGCGGTGCTTCGAGCCCGGCCGGCGCGTCTGCGACGCCAGCGCCGCCACCACCGGCCTCGACAACTTCCTTCTAGAATACGAGACCAAATTCGACGTGACATCTTTCGAAATCATCAATGGCTTCCTCAACACGCTCACTAAGCCGGTGTGCCTCGTGTCCCACAACGGACGCAATTTTGACTTCCCGATACTAAGAAGACAGTTGGAGATGCTGAATCGGAGTCTATCGGAGGAAATCATGTGCGCCGACACCTTGTATGGTTTCTATGATATTTTGGAAGCAAAGAAGACAAATGTTAAAGCTATGGAATCTAAGAATATTGATTCGGTGGATGAAGCAGACTTGTCTGCTGAAAATACTTTGCCCATGAAAGCAGTTAATGAAACTACTCCGAAACAGGTGAAGCCTAATCTGAAACGTCCTCACGCTGATAATGTGAAGAGAAGGCTTCCTTGGAGTAAGTCCCGTGAGTCTTACACGCTGGCGCAGGTGTACGAGAGGGTGCTTCAGCGACCAGCCTCGGGTGCCCACCGAGCCGAGACCGACTGCCTGCTCTCTTTAGAGATTGCTGTGGTTCTCTCCAAGGAATTTGTGGCCTGGGTGGATCATAACCATTGTCCGCTTGCTGACATACCCCCCATGACAGTTGGAGTTAAAATTGATaattga